Below is a window of Cytophaga hutchinsonii ATCC 33406 DNA.
CGGGCAGGCAATAATTTCTATCGGAAAATTTAATTCGGATACCAATTGCCTGATAACGGCAACCTGCTGAATATCTTTTTGTCCGAAATACGCTTTTCCGGGTTCAATTATGTGAAACAGTTTCGAAACAACAATGGCTACGCCGCTGAAATGACCCGGACGGTGCGCTCCTTCCAGTATTTGGTCCAGCAGGCCTATATCGATCTTCATGTTAGGTCGTGTCGGATAAAATTCCGCCACATCTGGCATAAATAAAATATCACAACCTGCTTCAGACATTAATTTCATGTCAGATTCACGTTGAATAGGGTATTTATTAAAATCTTCCGGATTATTGAACTGCAGTGGATTTACAAAAATACTGGCAACGCATACCGTATTTTCTGCTTTTGCCTGCTTAATAAGCGAAATATGGCCACGATGCAAGGCCCCCATAGTGGGAACAAAGCCAACAGAGTGGTTTTTTCTCTTTTCTTCGGCTAAATGAAGACGAAGTTGCTGAATAGATGTGATAGAAATCATTAGCCTGCAAAACTGCGCAATTTAATGTAAAAATCAAGGCGGTCTATTGTAATAGACTTGAAAAAGACATATATTTTTTGTAATTTTGACCTGCCGTAATATGTCCGGTTTTATTTTCCATTTAAAAAAGGGTATATGTCTAAATTGAGAATCCTTTATGTTGCCAGTGAAATCAACCCTTTTTTACAGTATTCTGAAGTAGGAAAAATGTTACGCAAACTTCCTCAAGCTATGCAAGAACGTGGTCTCGAGGTGCGAATCCTGATCCCGCGTTTCGGATTGATCAACGAACGTAAAAACCGCTTACATGAAGTTGTGCGCCTTTCAGGCATCAATATTTCTGTAGGTGAAGAAGAGAAGCCATTAATAATCAAAGTTGCTTCTATCCCTAATGCAAAATTGCAGGTTTACTTTATCGACAATGAAGACTATTTCCAAAGAAAATACGTTTTCCATGATAAAGCAAACAAATTTTATGATGATAATGATGAAAGAGCCATTTTCTTCTGCAAAGGAGTTATGGAAACAGTCAAAAAATTAGGCTGGGCTCCGGATATTGTTCATTGTAATGATTGGATGACAAGCCTCATACCATTATATCTAAAAACACGTTATAAGCTTGATCCGGTATTTAAAGATGCCAAATCTGTATTTACAGTGCATAATAATCCAATCAAATTTAAATTTGGCAAAGATTTATTCAGCAAAGTAAAAATGCTTGACATTGAAGACAACATGTTGTCTCATTTAGGTTCAGCAGATTACGAAGGCTTCATAAAAATGGGATTACAATATGCGGATGCTGTAATTAAGACCGAATCAGATTACACAGAAAGCATTAATAAACTTTTCCTTGAAACGGAAAAGCAGAAAAAGGTAGAATTATTAGCGGCAACAGACGATACGTTGGATGAAGAGAAATATTATAATTTTTACAATCAACTGGTGGGCTAAACGAAGCTCACCAGCTTTTCTTTTAACTTTCATTTCGCTAATAAGCATTTCCTGTAAAAAAGAAGGAGACTTTAATATCTCCGGAAAACCTCAGGATAGTGGTATCGGTATTCAATTTACAGATACCTGCACCTTATTAAACAATACCTTTCTTATCAACGATTCCCTGGTTAGCACAGGACCGCCGTATTTATCTTTTGGCGGTTACAACGACGCTTCTTTTACAGGCAAAACACTGGTTGAAACATACTGCACCTTAAGTTTGTATACAGGCAATGTAGATTATTCAGGTACGGTTGTAGATTCAGCAAATTTATACATGTATTATGCCCGTACCTACGGAGATACGTTGTCTGCACAGGATTTTGAAGTACATCAGATAACTACGCAGCTCGACAATTCCATTCCCTATCAAACAACATCAAACTTTGTTACCTACAACCCTGCGGTAGCCGGCGAAGTATCCGGAGTTGTGGCACGTCCGTATAATTTTGGAAATCATTCCACCATACGTATTCCATTGACAAATGCATTCGCCTCCACCTTGTTGTTGCAGGCAGATGACAGAGGGAATACAGATTTCCAAAGCAACTTTTATGGCGTAATGATAAAACCTAAAAGTGCTTCAACCGGAAGTGTAATTGTTTCTGATTATTCAGCATCTGGCGCAACAAGAACAAGATTAACCGTTTATTTCAAACGATCCGGCAAAGCAGATTCAACCGTATTTATGCTTAGCGGTGGTAATCCGGCATTCAACAGAATGATTACGGACCGCAGCGGAACACCGATTGCATCGTTAATCAGAAATGGCGATAGTATTAATGAATCAATTACAAATAATAAGTGTTTCATTCAGGCAGGCACAGGTGTAGTTACAAAAGTGAGAATACCCTATCTGAAAAACTTAGCTACTGTTGACGGGGAATCGGTTATTATTAATAAAGCGACATTGATAGTACCTATTGATGAGTCGAGTAATATACCAACCTTCAGACAGGTATCAGCAATCGGATTACTGGAATTAAATAAAGACAATACGTACAAATACAGAGCTAACGGTTCGCTTGCTTTTGTACAGAATAACGGCTTTCCGCAAACCGGCACAACCAATGCGGTTACTTCCGGCTCTACACTTGTTACGGATGTAAGCTATAGTTTTGATATTACATCGTATGTGCAATCCGTTCTTACAGGCAATGTGGTGACAGACGGGTTTATTATTGTGCCGTTGTCAAACAAATCCTTTAGCAACAGAGCTGTGCTGAACAGCAGCAATGCATCAGCTAAGAGAATGCGCCTTGAAATATATTACACGAAAGTAAAATAATTTAGTTATGTGTGGAATTGTTGCCTATGTTGGTCACAGAGAAGCGTGTCCGATTATTATAAAGGGATTAAAAAGGCTTGAATATAGAGGGTATGACAGTGCCGGCATTGCACTCATGACACATGAACTTTCTGTATATAAGAAAAAAGGAAAAGTAAGCGAGTTAGAAGCGTTCATTAAAAATCTTCCGATTAACAGCAATATTGGTATTGGCCATACACGTTGGGCCACACACGGCGAACCGAATGATGTTAATGCACACCCGCACTACAGCTCAAACAAAGAGTTAGCTATTATTCACAACGGCATTATTGAGAACTACGCTTCTTTAAAGACCGAACTGGAATCCAGAGGCCATGTTTTTTTAAGTGAAACAGATTCAGAAGTATTTATACATCTGATTGAAGATGTAAAGCAGAATAACGATTGCTCATTGGATGAAGCCGTTCGTTTAGCCTTATCAATGGTTGTTGGCGCATATGCTATCGTAGTAATGAGCAACAACGATAAAGAAATGCTTATTGCTGCCCGTAAAGGAAGTCCGCTGGTAATCGGGATCGGTAAAAAAGAATTTTTTCTGGCTTCGGATGCATCGCCTATTATTGAATACACAAATGATGTTGTGTATTTAAATGATTACGAAATTGCAATCATCAATAAAGGTGAATTAACCATTAAAAATATAAATGCGGTAACGCAGACTCCTTATATTCAAACACTGGATCTTGAATTGGATCAGATTGAAAAAGGAGGTTATCCGCACTTCATGCTGAAAGAAATCTTTGAACAGCCTAAGTCAATTAAAGACAGCATGCGCGGACGGGTAAATGCATCTTTAGGTCATTTACAGTTAGGCGGTATTCTTCAGTATGCGAATAAGCTCACCAATGCGGAACGTATTATTATTGTCGCTTGCGGTACATCGTGGCATGCCGGTTTAGTAGCAGAATATTTATTCGAAGATATAGCACGTATACCGGTAGAAGTAGAGTATGCATCTGAATTCAGATACAGAAATCCTATTATCCGTGAGGGCGATGTTGTAATTGCAATTTCTCAATCGGGAGAAACAGCAGATACGTTAGCGGCTATTGAATTAGCAAAATCCAAAGGCGCAGTTATTTTTGGTGTATGTAATGTAGTTGGCTCATCTATTTCAAGAGCTTCGCATGAAGGCGCTTATTTACACGCCGGACCTGAGATTGGCGTAGCAAGTACCAAGGCATTTACCGCACAGGTTTCCGTATTGGCCATGATGGCGATCATCGTTGGGAATAAAAAAGGCACGATCACCGAAAGCCAGTATATTGCTTTATTAACGGAGCTTGAAACAATTCCTCAAAAGGTAGAGAAAGCCTTAAAAAGCAATGATCAGATTGTTGAAATTGCAGAGCAGTTTAAAGACGCTAAAAACTTCCTGTATTTAGGAAGAGGTTATAATTTCCCGGTTGCATTAGAAGGCGCATTAAAGCTGAAAGAAATTTCATACATTCATGCAGAAGGCTATCCTGCTGCTGAAATGAAGCATGGCCCGATTGCATTGATTGATGCTGAAATGCCGGTGTGTGTTATTGCTCCGCAGGATAATTCATACGAAAAAATTGTTTCGAATATTCAGGAAGTACGTGCACGCAAGGGGCGAGTAATTGCTGTAGTAACAGAAGGGGATACGCATATTAAAAACATGGCCGAATATACCATAGAAGTTCCTGCCACACACGAAGCGTTAATGCCCTTGCTGACAGTTATTCCGTTGCAGTTATTATCGTACCACATTGCGGTAATGAGAGGCTGCAACGTAGATCAGCCAAGGAATCTGGCGAAGTCGGTAACGGTTGAATAATACTAGCTTTTAAATCTATTAAAATAAGAGACCCGCTGTACCAACAGCGGGTCTCTTATTTTAATACGGCCTGTCAGGAATTAAATATGTAGTAATTTATGTAGATTTGAAAACATGTAGCAGCTACGTTGAATTATATACTATAACCTAATGCATACAATCTTACCGTTTCTTCTGGCAATGATAGCCGTAATTGTGCTATTGAATATGTGGGCGACAAAACTTCAGATCGCTTATCCTATTTTACTGGTCATTGCCGGGCTGTTGATCAGCTTCATTCCCGGACTGCCGGCTGTAAAAATCGATCCGGATCTTATCTTCTTTATTTTTCTTCCGCCGCTTTTGTTTGACGCCTCCTGGTCTGTTTCATTTAAAGAGATGAAAAAATGGTGGCGCATCATAGGCAGTTTTGCTTTTCTCGTAGTGTTTTTTACAGCGCTTTCAGTAGCTATTGTTACCAATCATTTTATACCAGGGTTTACAATTGCTCTGGGATTTTTATTAGGTGGAATTGTTTCTCCGCCTGATGCTGTAAGCACCGGAGCAATTACCAAATTTGTAAAAATCCCTAAGGCCACATCAGCAATTCTGGAAGGAGAGAGCTTGCTCAACGATGCATCTTCGCTGATCATTTTTCGTTTTGCATTGATTGTAATAGGTACAGGGCAATTTATCTGGCACGAGGCAGCCGTAAGTTTTCTGTGGATGATTGTTGGTGGTGCCGGTATTGGTTTGTTGTTAGGCTGGCTATTTGTTCAGGCACACAAACGCCTGCCGACAGATGCGCCGTCAGATATTGCATTGACACTGATTGAACCGTACTTTATGTATTGGATAGCCGAACAGCTGCATAGCTCCGGCGTACTGGCAGTTGTAAGCGGAGGATTGTTTATGTCTGCAAGAAGACTGATCTTTTTGAGCAGTACAAGTCGTATCCGGGCATTCAGTGTATGGGAAAGTTTCATCTTTATTTTGAACGGCATCGTCTTTCTGATTATTGGCCTTGAACTTCCCGAGATCGTAGATGGCTTACGTTCGCAAGACATTCCGTTAACTACTGCAATAAAATATGGCGTACTGGTAACCGGCGTTTTAATCGCGGCACGCATTATAAGTTCGTATGCTGCCATGCTGGCAACGTTTATTTTTCGTCGTAATACGGCACGTAACCTTACCTCCGGAAGAAGCTGGTTACTCATGCCATTATTGCTCGGCTGGACAGGTATGCGGGGAGTCGTTTCCTTAGCTGCAGCATTGGCCATTCCGATTACATTGGATGATGGTACTGCATTCCCGCACAGAAATCTGATCCTGTTCATCACGTTTGTAGTAATCTTACTTACACTTGTTGTACAAGGGCTGACACTTCCATATTTTATAAAAAATATTCCCTTTTTTAATGGAATCCTAAATGAAGAAACAGAAGCAGCAGACCGGCTGAAAATGAAACAGGGCTTAAAGCTACACGTTTATCAGGTTCTTAAAAATAAATATGACAATGAACTGAATGGCCATGCAGGAATGGAAAAATTTCTGCAGCAATGGGAGGAAAGAGCCAAAGCAACAGATGACAACTGGATGAATGAAAAGACAAAAGTAATTTTTATTGAACTGCTCGAAAGCCAGCGGCAGTATCTTACGGAATTAAATAAAGATCCGAAGATCAATGAAGAAATCATTCGCCAGCAACTGTACCAGATTGACCTGGAAGAAGAGCGGTTGAGGATTATTTAATAATTAATATAGTGGCTCCGGCAGGAATCGAACCTGCATCTAGCGTTTAGGAAACGCCTATTCTATCCATTGAACTACGATGCCAGAATGTTCAGTAAAATTACCCAAATTGACGGCTACTTACAACAGATAATTTGGATAGATGGTACAATGTACTGTTGTTACTTTTTCAATTAATACAGCACGAAGCTTATCAATATTTAAATTTTCGGTTGCTGAAATAAATACCCGGTTACTGTTTTCTTTACCCGTGTACATCTTGTCAATTTCCTGCAGTGAAAGCGCATCCGGGTCATTCTGAATATTTTTCAGATACACATCAACTTTATTGAACACAAGAACCACGATTTTATCGTTCGCTTTTATTTCAGCTAAGGTAGACTGTACAACCTGCATGTGCTCTTCGTAGGAAGGGTGAGGCAGGTCAATGACATGCAATAAAATGTCGGCCTCGCGCACTTCATCTAACGTAGATTTAAAACTTTCTATCAGCCCGTGAGGAAGCTTGCGGATAAAACCAACCGTATCGGTTAACAAAAACGGAATTTCATTCAATACAACTTTGCGTACAGTAGAATCAACGGTTGCAAATAATTTATTTTCTGCAAACACATCTGATTTTGACAACCGCTGCATCAGTGTAGACTTACCTACGTTGGTATAACCTACTAATGCTACACGTACAATGCCATCCCTGGATTTGCGCTGCGTTTCACTTTGTTTATTGATCTTCGCAAGACGCGTTTTGAGCAACGAAATCTGATCCCGGATAATACGGCGGTCTGTTTCAATTTCTTTCTCTCCCGATCCGCCTCTGGTACCCGTACCGCCACGTTGGCGCTCTAGGTGTGTCCACATATTGGTTAAGCGAGGAAGCAAATATTGTAAACGCGCCAGCTCAACCTGGGTGCGCGATTGCGCAGTTTGTGCACGTAAGGAAAATATATCCAGAATCAATAAGCTGCGGTCATAGATTTTACAAGCCAGCTCTTTTTCTAAATTCCGCAGTTGAGAAGGACTTAGTTCATCGTCAAAAATAATAACAGGGATAGAATGTGTTTGAATATACAATTTCACATCAGCAAGCTTTCCTTTCCCGATGTATGTTCGTATATCCGGACGATCAAGTTTTTGCGTAAAACGATATACAACTTCCAAACCCGCAGTGCGGGCCAGAAAATCAAGCTCATCTAAATATTCTATTGTTTTTTCCTGTGGCTGATTTCTATGCGATAAGCCTATTAATATAGCCTTGTCAGCAATTTTGTGTGTCGAAAATCCGGTCTCTTCTTGCATCATTATTTTCTCAGGCCTTCCACATATCCGGCGAGCGCGTTCAATTGTTCTTCGTTAAATTCATCTTTAAAACCAGGCATTAATCCGTTGCCCGATTTGATCAGTTCTATCGTTTCAGCGTTGGTAAGGGTTGAAACAGATAAGTCTTTAGCACCATTCAACTGTAGTCTACCGTCTTTACCGTGGCACAAAACACATTTAGCTGCAAAAATCACTTCACCTTCACGTATGGTATGTGCTGAATCGGTTGCAGTTCCTGATTGAAAAGCGGGTGTAACAAAAGCCTCCTTTTTCAATTGCAGGCTATCTGTTTTCGCAACGGCAAATACATAGACATAAATCAATGCGGCGGCAATGGCCAATGCTTTATCCATTTTTTTCATTGCAATAATTCCAATCGGAATTGATGCAATGACCAGGACTATTTTTACAAGCAGGTATGTTTCAACAACCGGCGTTTTAATCAGTAAAAAAACTCCGGTAACAAGAATTGAGCTGCCAAGAACTGCGTCTGCAAGTTTTGTTTTACGGCGCAGCTTGTCTAAGGCTGCTGATTTGTTTGCAAGAAGCAGAAATACTTTTGCAGCATATAGAAAGATAAAGACACAAACGACCGTAACGTGTAAATGCAGAAACCCTTTTTCCATGTAAATATTTGGCGCTGAAGCTTCAAAACTAACGTTTTGAAGCTTCAAATACCAATAAATGCGTTATAATTGCCTATATTTAATTTTTAAAGAAAGTAGATTTGTGAAAATAGCGATTGTTGCTAACACGTCCTGGAATATATATAACTTTAGGCTCAACCTGATCCATTTTTTTTTGGCGCATAAGTATGAAGTGGTCTGCATTGCACCTGTTGACAGACATACAGAAGCATTAACAACATTGCCCGTTACATTTGTTCCCGTTGAAATTGATTCCAAAGGAAATAACCCCATTAAAGATGCCCGGCTGGTCGGTAAATTTTTAAGTATATACAAAAAACACAAACCAGACGTAATTCTGCAGTATACCATCAAGCCCAATATATACGGCACCCTGGCTGCAAAACTGTGCGGCATTCCGACCATTAACACTGTTACAGGACTTGGTACTGTTTTTTTGCACGATACATGTATCACCAGACTTGCACAGCAGCTGTATGCATTCAGTTTTAAATTTGCCACTGTTGCCGTTTTTCAAAATGAAGACGACCGGGATATTTTTGTTCAAAAAAGAATTATAACACATGCCAAAACACAGATTATTAAAGGCTCCGGTGTAAATACAACACACTTTATTCCGGCAAAGACATACAGCAAGGCATTTGCATTTTTAATGGTTGCCCGGCTGCTGTATGATAAAGGAATCAGAGAGTATGCACAGGCAGCGAAGTGCTTGCATGAGCAGCACGGCAATAACGTACAGTGTTTACTCATTGGAGCAATTGATTCTGATAAACAATTGGGCATAAACAAAGAAGATGTACATGCATGGGCAAACAGGCACCACCTTATTTACAAACCGTTTGATACAGCTATCCTGAAGGAATATCAGCAGGCGAATGTTGTGGTGTTGCCTTCATACAGAGAAGGTTTATCTAAAAGCTTACTGGAGGCCGGCGCATGCGGGAAACCGCTAATTGCCTCAAATGTTTCGGGCTGCAAGGAGATTGTTATTGACAATTGGAATGGGTATTTGTGTGAAGCAAAAGATGCAGGTAATTTATTCGATAAAATGAATTTAATGTTAGAAACCAGTCCGGAACAGTTAGCAGAGATGGGTAAGAACAGCAGGGATTTTATCGAACAAAATTTTTCTGATAAAATAATTTCCAATGACTATTTTTACCTGATTAAACGAGTTACAGAAAGTAAAAAAACGAATACAAATGACATTCACTGAGTTAGAATTGAAAGACGTAATCCTTATTTCGCCCAATGTTTTTGGAGATGAAAGAGGCTTTTTTATGGAAACATATAACAAAGCAGTCTTTTCAAAAGCGGGATTGGATAGAGAGTTTGTACAGGATAATCATTCAAAATCCAGTGCCGGAGTACTTCGCGGATTGCATTTTCAAAAAAATCCGTATGCACAAGGCAAGCTGGTTCGTGCTACCAAAGGATCAATCTGGGATATTGTTGTTGACCTTAGAAAAAATTCTGCAACATATAAAAAAGCAATAAAAATTCTTCTGGATGACAAAGATAAACGCATGCTATACGTGCCGGAAGGCTTTGCACACGGCTTTATATCCATTGAGGATTGTGAAGTGCAGTATAAATGTACTAACTTATACAATAAAGAATCTGAAGGAGGTATCAGGTGGAATGATCCGGAGTTGGGGATTGATTGGGGCATTGAAAACCCGGTTGTGTCAACTAAAGACCAGGAATTACCGTATTTAAAAGATATTGAATCCGCACTAAATTTTTAGAATGAAAAAAATAGTAGTTTTTGCAGCCATAGTTTGTATAATAAGTATGATCGCATCTTGTAAATCATACCACGATTACAAGATGTTTCAGACCGATACCAGTATTCTGGTAGATTCAGTTGAACGCTTAAGAAACAAAGCCACGAGTGAATATAAAATTGAAATCAATGATGTAATTACACTTGACATTTATACAAACAATGGTGAAAAGCTTGTTGACCCCAATAATGCGTTAACAGATGGACAAAAAACAGCTAAAGAA
It encodes the following:
- the panC gene encoding pantoate--beta-alanine ligase: MISITSIQQLRLHLAEEKRKNHSVGFVPTMGALHRGHISLIKQAKAENTVCVASIFVNPLQFNNPEDFNKYPIQRESDMKLMSEAGCDILFMPDVAEFYPTRPNMKIDIGLLDQILEGAHRPGHFSGVAIVVSKLFHIIEPGKAYFGQKDIQQVAVIRQLVSELNFPIEIIACPIIREESGLAMSSRNMRLSAQGKAVAANIYKALSVIEKQIKQDKVTVSDAQHAGKNYLNQFKEIEVEYLEIVAADTLEAITEYADQTKIAVCIAAYVEGVRLIDNLVIIL
- the hflX gene encoding GTPase HflX — its product is MMQEETGFSTHKIADKAILIGLSHRNQPQEKTIEYLDELDFLARTAGLEVVYRFTQKLDRPDIRTYIGKGKLADVKLYIQTHSIPVIIFDDELSPSQLRNLEKELACKIYDRSLLILDIFSLRAQTAQSRTQVELARLQYLLPRLTNMWTHLERQRGGTGTRGGSGEKEIETDRRIIRDQISLLKTRLAKINKQSETQRKSRDGIVRVALVGYTNVGKSTLMQRLSKSDVFAENKLFATVDSTVRKVVLNEIPFLLTDTVGFIRKLPHGLIESFKSTLDEVREADILLHVIDLPHPSYEEHMQVVQSTLAEIKANDKIVVLVFNKVDVYLKNIQNDPDALSLQEIDKMYTGKENSNRVFISATENLNIDKLRAVLIEKVTTVHCTIYPNYLL
- a CDS encoding DUF4270 family protein is translated as MKRNIIIFTINWWAKRSSPAFLLTFISLISISCKKEGDFNISGKPQDSGIGIQFTDTCTLLNNTFLINDSLVSTGPPYLSFGGYNDASFTGKTLVETYCTLSLYTGNVDYSGTVVDSANLYMYYARTYGDTLSAQDFEVHQITTQLDNSIPYQTTSNFVTYNPAVAGEVSGVVARPYNFGNHSTIRIPLTNAFASTLLLQADDRGNTDFQSNFYGVMIKPKSASTGSVIVSDYSASGATRTRLTVYFKRSGKADSTVFMLSGGNPAFNRMITDRSGTPIASLIRNGDSINESITNNKCFIQAGTGVVTKVRIPYLKNLATVDGESVIINKATLIVPIDESSNIPTFRQVSAIGLLELNKDNTYKYRANGSLAFVQNNGFPQTGTTNAVTSGSTLVTDVSYSFDITSYVQSVLTGNVVTDGFIIVPLSNKSFSNRAVLNSSNASAKRMRLEIYYTKVK
- the glmS gene encoding glutamine--fructose-6-phosphate transaminase (isomerizing), encoding MCGIVAYVGHREACPIIIKGLKRLEYRGYDSAGIALMTHELSVYKKKGKVSELEAFIKNLPINSNIGIGHTRWATHGEPNDVNAHPHYSSNKELAIIHNGIIENYASLKTELESRGHVFLSETDSEVFIHLIEDVKQNNDCSLDEAVRLALSMVVGAYAIVVMSNNDKEMLIAARKGSPLVIGIGKKEFFLASDASPIIEYTNDVVYLNDYEIAIINKGELTIKNINAVTQTPYIQTLDLELDQIEKGGYPHFMLKEIFEQPKSIKDSMRGRVNASLGHLQLGGILQYANKLTNAERIIIVACGTSWHAGLVAEYLFEDIARIPVEVEYASEFRYRNPIIREGDVVIAISQSGETADTLAAIELAKSKGAVIFGVCNVVGSSISRASHEGAYLHAGPEIGVASTKAFTAQVSVLAMMAIIVGNKKGTITESQYIALLTELETIPQKVEKALKSNDQIVEIAEQFKDAKNFLYLGRGYNFPVALEGALKLKEISYIHAEGYPAAEMKHGPIALIDAEMPVCVIAPQDNSYEKIVSNIQEVRARKGRVIAVVTEGDTHIKNMAEYTIEVPATHEALMPLLTVIPLQLLSYHIAVMRGCNVDQPRNLAKSVTVE
- the rfbC gene encoding dTDP-4-dehydrorhamnose 3,5-epimerase, with protein sequence MTFTELELKDVILISPNVFGDERGFFMETYNKAVFSKAGLDREFVQDNHSKSSAGVLRGLHFQKNPYAQGKLVRATKGSIWDIVVDLRKNSATYKKAIKILLDDKDKRMLYVPEGFAHGFISIEDCEVQYKCTNLYNKESEGGIRWNDPELGIDWGIENPVVSTKDQELPYLKDIESALNF
- a CDS encoding Na+/H+ antiporter; this translates as MHTILPFLLAMIAVIVLLNMWATKLQIAYPILLVIAGLLISFIPGLPAVKIDPDLIFFIFLPPLLFDASWSVSFKEMKKWWRIIGSFAFLVVFFTALSVAIVTNHFIPGFTIALGFLLGGIVSPPDAVSTGAITKFVKIPKATSAILEGESLLNDASSLIIFRFALIVIGTGQFIWHEAAVSFLWMIVGGAGIGLLLGWLFVQAHKRLPTDAPSDIALTLIEPYFMYWIAEQLHSSGVLAVVSGGLFMSARRLIFLSSTSRIRAFSVWESFIFILNGIVFLIIGLELPEIVDGLRSQDIPLTTAIKYGVLVTGVLIAARIISSYAAMLATFIFRRNTARNLTSGRSWLLMPLLLGWTGMRGVVSLAAALAIPITLDDGTAFPHRNLILFITFVVILLTLVVQGLTLPYFIKNIPFFNGILNEETEAADRLKMKQGLKLHVYQVLKNKYDNELNGHAGMEKFLQQWEERAKATDDNWMNEKTKVIFIELLESQRQYLTELNKDPKINEEIIRQQLYQIDLEEERLRII
- a CDS encoding SirB2 family protein, giving the protein MKLQNVSFEASAPNIYMEKGFLHLHVTVVCVFIFLYAAKVFLLLANKSAALDKLRRKTKLADAVLGSSILVTGVFLLIKTPVVETYLLVKIVLVIASIPIGIIAMKKMDKALAIAAALIYVYVFAVAKTDSLQLKKEAFVTPAFQSGTATDSAHTIREGEVIFAAKCVLCHGKDGRLQLNGAKDLSVSTLTNAETIELIKSGNGLMPGFKDEFNEEQLNALAGYVEGLRK
- a CDS encoding glycosyltransferase family 4 protein, which produces MKIAIVANTSWNIYNFRLNLIHFFLAHKYEVVCIAPVDRHTEALTTLPVTFVPVEIDSKGNNPIKDARLVGKFLSIYKKHKPDVILQYTIKPNIYGTLAAKLCGIPTINTVTGLGTVFLHDTCITRLAQQLYAFSFKFATVAVFQNEDDRDIFVQKRIITHAKTQIIKGSGVNTTHFIPAKTYSKAFAFLMVARLLYDKGIREYAQAAKCLHEQHGNNVQCLLIGAIDSDKQLGINKEDVHAWANRHHLIYKPFDTAILKEYQQANVVVLPSYREGLSKSLLEAGACGKPLIASNVSGCKEIVIDNWNGYLCEAKDAGNLFDKMNLMLETSPEQLAEMGKNSRDFIEQNFSDKIISNDYFYLIKRVTESKKTNTNDIH
- a CDS encoding glycogen/starch synthase; the protein is MSKLRILYVASEINPFLQYSEVGKMLRKLPQAMQERGLEVRILIPRFGLINERKNRLHEVVRLSGINISVGEEEKPLIIKVASIPNAKLQVYFIDNEDYFQRKYVFHDKANKFYDDNDERAIFFCKGVMETVKKLGWAPDIVHCNDWMTSLIPLYLKTRYKLDPVFKDAKSVFTVHNNPIKFKFGKDLFSKVKMLDIEDNMLSHLGSADYEGFIKMGLQYADAVIKTESDYTESINKLFLETEKQKKVELLAATDDTLDEEKYYNFYNQLVG